One window of Arthrobacter oryzae genomic DNA carries:
- a CDS encoding MerR family transcriptional regulator → MQLKELSGHTGVSAASIKYYLREGLLPAGETVHATRAQYSARHVERLGLIQALRRIVGLNIEQIRGILKMADDGAPRLDLLAAVQRVVLNLDSHAQAGVDIGTRAADAVVRLRNWPDYPSDARNALNAHLELMESLNIPVTGEVLDTYSKAMDDVARVDIAATTAPDSVDQLILTAAVGMHMHSQLLLKLLALAQASHAIRRYEQGA, encoded by the coding sequence ATGCAGCTCAAGGAACTGAGCGGGCACACGGGAGTCTCGGCCGCCAGCATCAAGTACTACCTGCGCGAGGGCCTGCTGCCGGCCGGCGAGACAGTCCACGCAACCCGCGCGCAGTATTCCGCTCGGCACGTCGAGCGCCTCGGATTAATTCAGGCGCTCCGCCGGATAGTCGGACTGAACATCGAACAGATCCGCGGCATTCTGAAAATGGCCGACGACGGCGCCCCGCGCCTTGATCTGTTGGCCGCGGTCCAACGTGTGGTGCTGAATCTTGACAGCCATGCCCAAGCAGGAGTCGACATCGGCACCCGTGCGGCTGACGCCGTCGTACGCCTGAGAAACTGGCCGGACTATCCCAGCGACGCCCGGAACGCTCTGAACGCCCATCTGGAACTGATGGAAAGCCTCAACATCCCGGTGACCGGCGAGGTGCTGGACACGTACAGCAAGGCGATGGACGACGTCGCCCGGGTCGACATTGCAGCCACGACAGCCCCCGACAGCGTCGACCAGCTTATCCTTACCGCCGCCGTGGGCATGCACATGCACAGTCAACTGCTACTGAAACTCCTCGCCCTGGCGCAGGCCAGCCACGCCATCCGCCGCTACGAACAGGGCGCTTAA
- a CDS encoding inositol-3-phosphate synthase: protein MSSNPIRVAIVGVGNCAASLVQGVHYYRDADPQATIPGLMHVEFGKYHVNDVEFVAAFDVDGKKVGVDLADAILASENNTIKIADVPPTGVTVQRGHTLDGLGKYYLETIEQSPAEPVDVVQALKDAKVDVMVCYLPVGSQEAAEFYAQAAIDAGVAFVNALPVFIAGTKEWADKFTAAGVPIVGDDIKSQIGATITHRVMAKLFEDRGVTLDRTYQLNVGGNMDFKNMLERDRLESKKISKTQAVTSNVEAELAAKDVHIGPSDYVQWLDDRKWAFVRLEGRNFGDAPVSLEYKLEVWDSPNSAGVIIDAIRAAKIGLDRGIGGPLLSASSYFMKSPPEQFNDDLAREKVEAFIRGDLER from the coding sequence GTGTCTTCAAATCCGATTCGTGTTGCCATCGTCGGTGTGGGTAACTGCGCCGCGTCCCTGGTCCAGGGTGTCCACTACTACCGGGATGCCGACCCCCAGGCCACGATTCCCGGTCTGATGCACGTGGAGTTCGGCAAGTACCACGTCAACGATGTTGAATTCGTTGCAGCCTTCGATGTTGACGGCAAAAAGGTCGGCGTTGACCTGGCCGACGCTATCCTGGCCAGCGAAAACAACACCATCAAGATCGCCGACGTTCCCCCCACCGGCGTGACCGTGCAGCGCGGCCACACCCTGGACGGCCTCGGCAAGTACTACCTCGAGACCATCGAGCAGTCCCCGGCCGAGCCGGTGGACGTAGTCCAGGCCCTCAAGGACGCCAAGGTTGACGTCATGGTCTGCTACCTGCCGGTCGGTTCGCAGGAAGCCGCCGAGTTCTACGCCCAGGCCGCAATCGACGCCGGCGTGGCGTTCGTCAACGCCCTGCCGGTGTTCATCGCCGGGACCAAGGAATGGGCGGACAAGTTCACCGCCGCCGGTGTTCCGATCGTGGGCGACGACATCAAGAGCCAGATCGGTGCCACTATCACGCACCGCGTCATGGCCAAGCTCTTCGAAGACCGCGGCGTCACGCTGGACCGCACGTACCAGCTCAACGTAGGCGGCAACATGGACTTCAAGAACATGCTGGAGCGCGACCGCCTCGAGTCCAAGAAGATCTCCAAGACCCAGGCCGTCACCTCCAACGTCGAAGCCGAACTGGCTGCCAAGGACGTCCACATCGGCCCGTCCGACTACGTCCAGTGGCTCGACGACCGCAAATGGGCCTTCGTCCGCCTCGAAGGCCGCAACTTCGGCGACGCCCCGGTTTCCCTGGAGTACAAGCTCGAGGTGTGGGACTCACCCAACTCGGCCGGCGTGATCATCGATGCCATCCGTGCGGCCAAGATCGGCCTGGACCGCGGCATCGGCGGCCCGCTGCTCTCGGCTTCCAGCTACTTCATGAAGTCCCCGCCGGAGCAGTTCAACGACGACCTCGCCCGTGAAAAGGTGGAGGCCTTCATCCGCGGAGACCTGGAGCGCTAA
- the mgrA gene encoding L-glyceraldehyde 3-phosphate reductase has product MTYSAADNRYESMPYRRVGRSGLKLPAISLGLWHNFGDDKRFDEQRAILRRAFDLGVNHFDLANNYGPPDGSAETNFGRHLRDDFKPYRDELVISTKAGYYMWPGPYGEWGSRKYLISSLDQSLQRMGLDYVDIFYSHRPDPETPMEETMGALDYAVRSGKALYAGISSYTPEQTIEAARILKDLGTPLLIHQPSYSMLNRWTENGAPNLYEALDQVGAGSIAFSPLAQGMLTDRYLNGIPADSRAAKERFLSESALTEDKLDRVRGLNKIAAGRGQSLAQMAIAWILRDQPKGSPVTSALVGASSVKQLEDTLSAISNLAFSHEELTAIDEFAVESEINLWAQK; this is encoded by the coding sequence ATGACTTATTCGGCAGCGGACAACCGCTATGAATCCATGCCCTACCGCCGCGTCGGACGCAGCGGGCTCAAACTCCCGGCCATCTCCCTTGGCCTGTGGCACAACTTCGGCGACGACAAGCGTTTCGATGAGCAGCGCGCCATCCTCCGCCGCGCCTTCGACCTCGGCGTCAACCACTTCGACCTGGCCAACAACTATGGCCCGCCGGACGGCTCCGCCGAGACCAACTTCGGCCGCCACCTCCGGGACGACTTCAAGCCGTACCGCGACGAGCTGGTCATCTCCACCAAGGCCGGCTACTACATGTGGCCGGGCCCGTACGGCGAGTGGGGTTCCCGCAAGTACCTGATTTCCAGCCTTGACCAGTCGCTGCAGCGCATGGGCCTGGACTACGTGGACATCTTCTACAGCCACCGCCCCGATCCGGAAACGCCGATGGAGGAAACCATGGGCGCACTGGACTACGCCGTGCGCTCCGGCAAGGCACTGTACGCCGGCATCTCCTCCTACACCCCGGAGCAGACCATCGAGGCCGCACGGATCCTCAAGGACCTTGGCACTCCGCTGCTCATCCACCAGCCCAGCTACTCCATGCTGAACCGCTGGACCGAGAACGGCGCCCCCAACCTCTACGAGGCGCTGGACCAGGTGGGCGCGGGATCCATCGCCTTCTCCCCGCTGGCACAGGGCATGCTGACGGACCGCTACCTGAACGGCATCCCGGCCGATTCGCGGGCGGCCAAGGAGCGGTTCCTGTCCGAATCGGCGCTCACCGAGGACAAGCTGGACCGGGTCCGCGGACTCAACAAGATTGCCGCCGGCCGCGGACAGTCGCTGGCCCAGATGGCCATTGCCTGGATCCTCCGCGACCAGCCCAAGGGGTCGCCCGTGACGTCCGCGCTGGTGGGCGCGTCCAGCGTCAAGCAGCTGGAGGACACCCTGTCCGCCATCAGCAACCTGGCGTTCTCCCACGAGGAGCTGACGGCGATCGATGAGTTCGCCGTCGAATCCGAGATCAACCTGTGGGCGCAGAAGTAG
- the treZ gene encoding malto-oligosyltrehalose trehalohydrolase, whose translation MTPSVNGSGRFDVWAPNVTAITLLADGAEYAMSQRGEGWWTAPDAPAEGEVFYGYLPEADTTPLPDPRSRRQPEGVHSLSRTFDPSAHEWADGDWPGRELQGAVIYELHIGTFTPEGTLEAAAGKLGYLKDLGVDFVELLPVNGFNGTHNWGYDGVLWYAVHEGYGGPAAYQRFVDAAHQAGLGVIQDVVYNHLGPSGNYLPKFGPYLKSGEGNTWGDSVNLDSAGSDEVRRYILDNAAMWLRDYHVDGLRIDAVHAFKDERAVHLLEEFGALGDAVAAETGRPITMIAESDLNNPRLLYPRDANGYGLEGQWSDDFHHAVHVNISGETAGYYSDFDSLGALAKVLRDGFFHDGSYSSFRGRHHGRPINTELVHPAALVVCSQNHDQIGNRATGDRLSQSLSYGQLALAAVLTLTSPFTPMLFMGEEYGATTPWQFFTSHPEPELGKATAEGRIKEFERMGWDPAVVPDPQDPETFNRSKLNWAEAEQGDHARLLELYRALTALRRSTPELAGLGFADTDVDYSEADGWLRFRRGDVHVALNFSEQQVRLGEVAGSVLLATDEATGPDGGSLVLAPWSAAILKA comes from the coding sequence ATGACGCCTTCCGTGAACGGAAGCGGACGCTTCGACGTCTGGGCCCCCAACGTCACGGCCATCACCTTGCTGGCCGACGGCGCTGAATACGCCATGAGCCAGCGCGGCGAGGGCTGGTGGACGGCCCCGGACGCTCCGGCCGAAGGGGAAGTTTTCTACGGTTACCTGCCGGAGGCGGACACCACCCCGTTGCCGGACCCCCGCTCCCGCCGCCAGCCTGAGGGCGTCCACTCCCTGTCGCGGACCTTTGATCCGTCCGCCCATGAATGGGCGGACGGGGACTGGCCGGGCCGGGAACTGCAGGGCGCCGTCATCTACGAACTCCATATCGGCACGTTCACTCCCGAGGGCACCCTGGAAGCTGCCGCCGGGAAGCTGGGGTACCTCAAGGACCTCGGCGTCGACTTTGTGGAACTCCTGCCCGTCAACGGCTTCAACGGGACCCACAACTGGGGCTACGACGGCGTCCTCTGGTACGCCGTCCACGAAGGATACGGCGGCCCCGCCGCCTACCAGCGCTTCGTGGACGCCGCACACCAGGCAGGCCTGGGCGTCATCCAGGACGTGGTCTACAACCACCTCGGTCCCAGCGGAAACTATCTGCCGAAGTTCGGTCCCTACCTGAAGTCAGGGGAGGGGAACACCTGGGGCGACTCGGTGAACCTGGATTCGGCAGGGTCCGACGAGGTCCGTCGCTACATCCTGGACAACGCTGCCATGTGGCTTCGCGATTACCACGTGGACGGGTTGCGGATCGACGCCGTGCACGCCTTCAAGGACGAGCGGGCAGTCCATCTCCTGGAGGAATTCGGGGCCCTGGGAGACGCCGTCGCGGCGGAAACCGGCCGTCCGATCACCATGATCGCGGAGTCCGACCTCAACAACCCCCGCCTGCTGTATCCCCGCGACGCCAACGGGTACGGGCTGGAGGGGCAGTGGAGCGACGACTTCCACCACGCCGTGCACGTGAACATCAGCGGCGAGACCGCAGGGTATTACAGCGATTTTGACTCGCTGGGCGCCCTGGCCAAGGTGCTGCGCGACGGCTTCTTCCACGACGGCAGCTACTCCAGCTTCCGCGGCCGGCACCACGGACGGCCCATCAACACCGAACTGGTGCACCCGGCCGCCCTGGTGGTCTGCAGCCAGAACCACGACCAGATCGGCAACCGCGCCACCGGGGACCGGCTCTCCCAGTCGCTGTCCTACGGCCAGCTTGCCCTGGCCGCCGTTCTCACGCTGACGTCCCCGTTCACCCCCATGCTCTTCATGGGGGAGGAATACGGTGCCACCACGCCGTGGCAGTTCTTCACGTCCCATCCGGAACCGGAACTGGGTAAGGCGACGGCGGAAGGCCGCATCAAGGAGTTCGAACGGATGGGGTGGGATCCCGCCGTCGTGCCCGATCCCCAGGACCCGGAGACCTTCAACCGGTCGAAACTGAACTGGGCCGAGGCCGAGCAGGGCGACCACGCCCGCCTCCTGGAGCTCTACCGTGCGCTGACGGCGCTGCGCCGTTCCACCCCGGAACTCGCCGGCCTGGGGTTCGCGGATACGGACGTGGACTACAGCGAAGCCGATGGCTGGCTGCGGTTCCGGCGCGGAGACGTCCACGTGGCATTGAACTTCTCCGAACAGCAGGTCAGGCTCGGGGAGGTCGCGGGATCAGTACTGCTCGCCACCGATGAGGCAACCGGGCCTGATGGCGGCTCGCTGGTGCTGGCGCCCTGGAGTGCGGCGATTCTGAAGGCCTAG
- the treY gene encoding malto-oligosyltrehalose synthase: protein MRTPVSTYRLQIRPSFTLQDAAAKVPYLKSLGVDWIYLSPILTAEKGSDHGYDVTDPSAVDPDRGGPEGLAAVSKAARNAGMGVLVDIVPNHVGVASPYQNPWWWSLLKEGKQSRYAEAFDVDWDFGGGRVRLPVLGSDDDLDKLEIRDGELRYYDHRFPLADGSFTDGDDPRDVHARQNYELVGWRRADNDLNYRRFFAVNTLAGVRVEVPRVFDEAHEEVVRWFREGLADGLRIDHPDGLADPEGYLRRLREATGGRYLLIEKILEPGEELPASFECEGTTGYDALADVDRLFVDASAQQALDQLDGRLRAGEPADYEEMIRLTKRRITDGILHSEILRLARLLPAGTVSAATGVDAELAADAISEIIAAFPVYRTYLPYGEEVLKEACSLAARRRPDLARAVDLLQPLLLDADSPLAQRFQQTSGMVMAKGVEDTAFFRYTRLGTLTEVGADPTEFALDPAEFHRRMVRREAHLPLSMTTLSTHDTKRSEDTRARISVISEFVAEWDRVLARLQELAPLPDGPLASLLWQAIAGAWPASRERLQQYATKAAREAGNSTDWLDPNEAFEQKLAAAVDAAFDNPEVRAELEAFVALLEPYGAANALSAKLVQLTMPGVPDVYQGTEFWDRSLTDPDNRRTVDFAARQRALDALDAGERPASYRDEAAKLLVTSRALRLRRDRTELFTGYTAITATGAAAAHLVAFSRGAGASAGALTLATRLPRGLEQSGGWQDTSVEMPAAMTDEFTGNSFGPGPVAVADLLATYPVALLVPTTGSENDG, encoded by the coding sequence ATGAGGACGCCCGTCTCCACCTACCGGCTCCAGATCCGTCCGTCCTTCACACTCCAGGACGCGGCCGCCAAGGTCCCGTACCTGAAGTCGCTGGGCGTGGACTGGATCTACCTGTCCCCGATCCTGACCGCGGAAAAAGGTTCGGACCACGGGTATGACGTCACCGACCCGTCCGCGGTGGATCCCGACCGCGGCGGCCCGGAAGGCCTCGCCGCCGTGTCCAAGGCAGCCCGGAACGCCGGCATGGGTGTGCTCGTGGACATTGTGCCCAACCACGTGGGCGTGGCCTCGCCGTACCAGAACCCCTGGTGGTGGTCGCTGCTCAAGGAGGGCAAACAGTCCCGTTACGCCGAGGCGTTCGACGTCGACTGGGACTTCGGCGGCGGACGCGTCCGGCTCCCGGTGCTGGGGAGCGACGACGACCTGGACAAGCTGGAAATCCGCGACGGCGAGCTGCGGTACTACGACCACCGGTTCCCGCTGGCGGACGGCAGTTTCACCGACGGGGACGACCCCCGTGACGTCCACGCCCGCCAGAACTACGAGCTGGTGGGCTGGCGCCGCGCGGACAACGACCTCAACTACCGCCGGTTCTTCGCCGTGAACACGCTGGCGGGTGTCCGGGTGGAAGTTCCCCGGGTTTTCGACGAAGCCCATGAGGAGGTGGTCCGCTGGTTCCGCGAAGGGCTGGCGGACGGCCTCCGGATTGACCACCCTGACGGCCTGGCCGACCCGGAGGGCTACCTGCGGCGCCTTCGCGAAGCCACGGGCGGCAGGTACCTGCTGATCGAGAAAATCCTGGAACCGGGGGAGGAGCTTCCGGCGTCCTTCGAATGCGAAGGGACCACCGGCTACGACGCACTGGCCGACGTGGACCGGCTGTTCGTGGACGCCTCTGCGCAGCAGGCCCTCGACCAGCTGGACGGCAGGCTGCGCGCCGGGGAACCCGCGGATTACGAGGAAATGATCCGGCTCACCAAACGCCGGATCACCGACGGCATCCTGCATTCGGAGATCCTCCGGCTGGCGCGGCTTCTTCCCGCCGGAACGGTTTCCGCCGCGACCGGAGTGGATGCCGAGCTCGCAGCGGACGCGATCTCCGAGATCATCGCAGCTTTTCCCGTGTACCGGACCTACCTCCCGTACGGCGAGGAAGTCCTCAAGGAAGCCTGCAGCCTCGCCGCCCGGCGGCGCCCCGACCTTGCACGGGCCGTGGACCTGCTGCAGCCGTTGCTGCTGGATGCCGACTCACCGCTGGCACAGCGGTTCCAGCAGACCTCCGGCATGGTGATGGCCAAGGGCGTGGAGGACACCGCGTTCTTCCGCTACACCCGGCTGGGAACCCTGACGGAGGTGGGCGCCGATCCCACCGAGTTCGCACTGGACCCGGCGGAGTTCCACCGGCGGATGGTGCGGCGGGAAGCCCACTTGCCCCTTTCGATGACCACGCTCAGCACGCACGACACCAAGCGCAGCGAGGACACCCGTGCCCGGATTTCCGTGATCTCCGAGTTCGTGGCCGAATGGGACCGTGTCCTGGCCAGACTCCAGGAACTGGCGCCGCTTCCTGACGGACCGTTGGCCAGCCTGCTGTGGCAGGCCATTGCCGGCGCATGGCCGGCCTCCCGGGAACGCCTGCAGCAGTACGCCACCAAGGCGGCCCGCGAAGCCGGTAATTCGACCGACTGGCTGGACCCGAACGAGGCGTTCGAGCAGAAGCTGGCCGCCGCCGTCGACGCCGCGTTCGACAACCCCGAGGTCCGTGCGGAACTGGAGGCCTTCGTGGCGCTCCTGGAACCGTACGGCGCCGCCAACGCGCTGTCCGCGAAACTCGTGCAGCTGACCATGCCGGGCGTCCCGGACGTGTACCAGGGCACCGAGTTCTGGGACCGTTCCCTCACCGACCCGGACAACCGCCGCACCGTCGACTTTGCCGCCCGGCAGCGGGCACTGGACGCCCTCGACGCCGGTGAGCGTCCGGCGTCGTACAGGGACGAGGCGGCCAAACTGCTGGTGACCTCCCGCGCGCTCCGGCTCCGGCGCGACCGGACCGAGCTCTTCACGGGCTATACGGCAATCACGGCCACCGGTGCTGCGGCGGCGCACCTGGTCGCGTTCAGCCGGGGCGCCGGTGCGTCCGCCGGGGCCCTGACTCTGGCAACCAGGCTGCCCCGGGGGCTGGAACAGTCCGGCGGCTGGCAGGACACGTCGGTGGAAATGCCGGCAGCCATGACGGACGAATTCACGGGCAACAGCTTCGGGCCCGGGCCCGTCGCTGTTGCGGACCTCCTGGCAACCTACCCCGTTGCACTGCTGGTACCTACCACTGGATCGGAGAATGACGGATGA
- the glgX gene encoding glycogen debranching protein GlgX: MEVWPGSAYPLGATFNGTGTNFALFSERAEKVELCLFDDKGAETRIELLEVDGYVWHCYLPHIQPGQKYGYRVHGPYDPASGNRFNPNKLLLDPYAKAVHGQIDWDPALFSYNMGDPDSRNDADSAPHMMMGVVINPFFDWDGDHLPRVPYHKSVIYEAHVKGLTKLHPEVPEDQRGTYAGVAHPSVISHLQKLGVTAIELMPVHQFVNDGILEDKGLNNYWGYNTIGFFAPHNSYSSTGDTGQQVQDFKAMVRSLHQAGIEVILDVVYNHTAEGNHLGPTLSFKGIDNAAYYRLMDGDEKHYMDYTGTGNSLNVRHPHSLQLLMDSLRYWVTEMHVDGFRFDLASTLAREFYDVDKLSTFFELIQQDPVVSQVKLIAEPWDVGPGGYQVGNFPPQWTEWNGKYRDTVRDFWRGEPATLGEFASRITGSADLYEHSGRRPVASINFVTAHDGFTLSDLVSYNEKHNDANGEGNNDGESHNRSWNCGAEGPTDDPKVLALRARQQRNFIASLLLSQGVPMILHGDEMGRTQQGNNNGYCQDSELTWINWDNVDQPLVEFTAAVNALRHKHPTFRRSRFFDGRPVLRGEGERLPDIEWLDVDGSTMKPEDWDSGFGRSVGMFLNGDGIRGRDERGRRITDVNFVLYFNAHDDEVKFTLPSDEYAPAWDIIIDTAGQNADTEPVEAGDALPVAAKSLVVLRAHSVPETEPDHSVAASLAALSQTSTSETESLTTPAIAEPAQIRKVKAKGKADS, from the coding sequence ATGGAAGTCTGGCCCGGATCGGCTTACCCGCTGGGAGCCACCTTTAACGGCACTGGCACGAACTTTGCGCTGTTCAGCGAAAGGGCTGAAAAGGTGGAACTGTGCCTTTTCGACGACAAGGGTGCTGAGACCCGGATCGAACTCCTCGAGGTAGACGGCTACGTCTGGCACTGCTACCTTCCCCACATCCAGCCCGGCCAGAAATACGGGTACCGGGTCCACGGGCCGTACGATCCCGCGTCCGGAAACCGGTTCAACCCGAACAAACTGCTGCTGGACCCCTACGCGAAGGCCGTTCACGGCCAGATCGACTGGGACCCTGCGCTGTTCTCGTACAACATGGGCGATCCCGATTCGCGCAACGATGCAGATTCGGCCCCGCACATGATGATGGGCGTGGTGATCAACCCGTTCTTCGACTGGGACGGTGACCACCTGCCCAGGGTTCCGTACCACAAGTCCGTGATCTACGAGGCCCACGTCAAGGGCCTCACCAAGCTGCACCCCGAGGTCCCCGAGGACCAGCGCGGCACCTACGCCGGCGTGGCCCACCCCTCGGTCATCTCCCACCTCCAGAAGCTGGGCGTCACGGCCATCGAGCTCATGCCGGTGCACCAGTTCGTCAACGACGGCATCCTGGAAGACAAGGGACTGAACAACTACTGGGGCTACAACACCATCGGCTTCTTCGCCCCGCACAACAGCTACAGCTCCACCGGTGACACCGGCCAGCAGGTGCAGGACTTCAAGGCCATGGTCCGCTCGCTGCACCAGGCGGGCATCGAGGTAATCCTCGACGTTGTGTACAACCACACGGCCGAGGGCAACCACCTGGGCCCCACCCTGTCCTTCAAGGGCATCGACAACGCCGCCTACTACCGGCTCATGGACGGCGACGAGAAGCACTACATGGACTACACGGGCACCGGCAACTCGCTCAACGTCCGGCACCCCCACTCCCTGCAGCTCCTGATGGATTCGCTCCGTTACTGGGTCACGGAGATGCACGTTGACGGCTTCCGTTTCGACCTCGCCTCCACCCTGGCCCGCGAATTCTACGATGTGGACAAGCTGTCCACCTTCTTCGAACTTATCCAGCAGGACCCGGTAGTGTCCCAGGTCAAGCTGATTGCCGAGCCGTGGGACGTTGGCCCCGGCGGCTACCAGGTGGGCAACTTCCCGCCGCAGTGGACGGAATGGAACGGCAAGTACCGCGACACCGTCCGCGACTTCTGGCGCGGAGAACCGGCAACCCTCGGCGAATTCGCCTCGAGGATCACCGGCTCCGCCGACCTCTACGAGCACTCCGGCCGACGCCCGGTCGCCTCGATCAACTTCGTCACCGCCCACGACGGCTTCACGTTGTCGGACCTGGTGTCCTACAACGAGAAGCACAACGATGCCAACGGCGAAGGCAACAACGACGGCGAATCGCACAACCGCTCGTGGAACTGCGGCGCCGAAGGCCCCACGGACGATCCCAAGGTCCTGGCCCTCCGTGCCCGGCAGCAGCGCAACTTCATCGCCTCGCTGCTCCTCTCGCAGGGCGTGCCCATGATCCTCCATGGCGACGAAATGGGCCGCACGCAGCAGGGCAACAACAACGGCTACTGCCAGGATTCGGAACTGACCTGGATCAACTGGGACAACGTGGACCAGCCGCTGGTGGAATTCACCGCGGCCGTCAACGCGCTGCGGCACAAGCACCCCACCTTCCGCCGCAGCCGCTTCTTCGACGGCAGGCCGGTGCTCCGCGGCGAGGGCGAGCGGCTTCCGGACATCGAGTGGCTGGACGTTGACGGCTCCACCATGAAGCCCGAGGACTGGGACAGCGGCTTCGGCCGTTCGGTGGGCATGTTCCTCAACGGCGACGGAATCCGCGGCCGTGACGAACGCGGCCGCCGGATCACCGACGTCAACTTCGTGCTCTATTTCAACGCGCACGACGACGAAGTGAAGTTCACGCTGCCGTCCGACGAATACGCTCCCGCCTGGGACATCATCATCGACACGGCAGGCCAGAACGCCGACACCGAACCGGTAGAAGCCGGAGATGCCCTGCCCGTTGCCGCCAAATCCCTGGTGGTGCTCCGCGCACACAGCGTTCCGGAGACCGAACCGGACCACTCGGTGGCGGCATCGTTGGCGGCGCTCTCGCAGACCAGCACCAGCGAGACCGAGTCGCTGACCACCCCGGCCATCGCGGAACCTGCCCAAATAAGGAAGGTCAAGGCGAAGGGCAAGGCTGATTCATGA
- a CDS encoding NAD(P)H-hydrate dehydratase, whose amino-acid sequence MISAYTGTQIREAERPLLTVGAGAVLMQRAAYGLANAVIRELVSRGIRPYGASVAVLAGKGNNGGDGLFAAAFLAARGMRTTAVLTAGEAHPDGLAAFERAGGRARILTDHNAGELAAAAAGADVVIDAVLGTGAQGGLRGAAASLIGKLNSGPHGVVVACDIPSGVNADTGEAFDPVLSADATVTFGGAKAGLLADPGADHAGRVLVIPIGIEGELPPPALRRLESADLARLLPPPARRSHKYTRGVLGVVAGSEQYPGAAVLACRGALAAGAGMVRYLGPPEATRLVRQACPEVVCGPDNVADAHVQAWLVGSGIADGDDQQLQRVRDAVETGLPVAADAGALPALPDVLARHVVLTPHGGELARLLQRYGIDLGRQGVDGATLDAVRRAAERTGATVLLKGATTLVAAPSGPVFSQAEATPWMATAGSGDVLSGVLGSLLAQHSDDEEKFEACGISADQRWAAIGAVAASLHGRAGTLASNGGPVTAGAIAACLPEVMRTL is encoded by the coding sequence ATGATCAGCGCCTACACCGGCACACAGATTCGCGAAGCCGAAAGGCCCCTTCTTACTGTTGGTGCGGGCGCTGTTCTCATGCAACGCGCAGCCTACGGCCTGGCCAACGCCGTGATCCGTGAGCTTGTTTCGCGCGGGATCCGCCCCTACGGCGCGAGCGTTGCGGTGCTGGCAGGCAAAGGCAACAACGGCGGAGACGGGCTCTTCGCCGCCGCTTTCCTGGCTGCCCGCGGAATGCGCACGACGGCGGTTCTCACCGCCGGCGAAGCACACCCTGACGGGCTGGCCGCCTTTGAACGGGCCGGCGGACGGGCCCGGATCCTCACCGACCACAACGCAGGCGAGCTGGCAGCGGCCGCCGCCGGCGCCGACGTCGTGATTGATGCCGTGCTGGGGACCGGCGCCCAAGGAGGCCTCCGCGGCGCCGCGGCGTCCCTGATCGGGAAGCTGAACAGCGGACCGCACGGAGTTGTGGTGGCCTGCGACATTCCCAGCGGCGTGAACGCGGACACCGGCGAAGCCTTTGACCCCGTGCTTTCCGCAGACGCCACCGTGACTTTCGGAGGGGCCAAGGCCGGCCTGCTCGCCGATCCCGGCGCCGACCATGCCGGACGCGTGCTGGTCATCCCCATCGGGATCGAAGGCGAACTGCCGCCGCCTGCATTGCGGCGCCTCGAATCCGCCGACCTTGCCCGGCTGCTGCCCCCGCCGGCGCGCCGCTCCCACAAGTACACCAGGGGAGTCCTGGGTGTCGTGGCTGGCTCGGAACAGTACCCGGGTGCCGCGGTCCTCGCCTGTCGGGGTGCCCTCGCTGCGGGCGCCGGAATGGTCAGGTACCTGGGCCCGCCGGAGGCAACCCGGCTGGTCCGGCAGGCCTGCCCTGAGGTGGTGTGCGGCCCGGACAACGTTGCCGACGCGCATGTCCAGGCCTGGCTGGTTGGATCGGGGATCGCTGACGGCGACGACCAGCAGCTGCAGCGCGTGCGAGACGCGGTGGAGACCGGACTGCCGGTGGCCGCCGACGCCGGAGCGCTGCCGGCCCTCCCTGACGTCCTGGCGCGCCACGTGGTGCTGACGCCGCATGGCGGTGAGCTGGCCCGCCTCCTGCAGCGCTACGGGATCGACCTCGGGCGGCAGGGCGTGGACGGGGCAACACTTGACGCTGTGCGCCGGGCCGCCGAAAGGACCGGTGCCACCGTGCTGCTGAAGGGCGCCACCACCCTGGTGGCCGCGCCGTCGGGCCCCGTCTTCAGCCAGGCCGAAGCCACGCCGTGGATGGCCACGGCCGGAAGCGGTGATGTGCTGTCTGGAGTACTTGGTTCCCTGCTGGCCCAGCATTCGGACGACGAGGAAAAGTTTGAAGCCTGCGGGATCTCCGCGGACCAGCGCTGGGCGGCCATTGGGGCAGTGGCTGCAAGCCTGCACGGCCGCGCCGGAACCCTTGCCTCGAATGGCGGACCGGTGACCGCCGGTGCCATCGCGGCCTGCCTTCCCGAGGTGATGCGGACTTTGTAA